TCTGCACAACGACGGCGATGCTGACGTCCTCATGCCTGAAGCCCTTCTGGACTCTATAGTAAATGGCCCTAGGTGTGAAAAGACTCCCCCAGCATTTCTTGACCTTCTCAACAACCTCGTCCTCGCCAACAACGTTCAGATAAGTCTCCTGCTGCCCCGCAAAGCTTGCATCCGGCAAATCTTCTGCGGTTGCTGAGCTTCTGACCGCAACGTAAACTTCCTTTCCCTCCTCCTCGCAGAGCTTCCTGTACGCCTCTCTGATCTCCCTCTCAATGTCTTCAGGCATCTCCGTCTTTTCGATGATTTCCCTGATTTCCCTCGAAACAGCATCCAGCTTTTCCGTATCCTCAACATCGAGTTCCCTTAGCAGGGAGTAAATTTTCTCAGCTATCCCTGTTTTCTGAATGAATTCGCGAAACGTTCGAGCGTCAACAACGAAACCATCAGGAACCGGAATTTCAGCTCTTAAAAGTTCACCAAGATTCGCACCCTTCCCACCAACAAGAGGAATATCGTTTTTATCAACATCCGCCAACCAGAGTACCGGCATTTACTCACCTCGTTCTGAGTTTGCCAAAGCCTTAAAAAATTTTAGGTGGAGCGGAATCGCAAGCGATATATTAAGCAGGAAATCATAGATGCCAATGGTGAGGAAAGCTGCATTTTATGCAATTGCAGTCATTTCAGGAGTTCTCGCTGCCGTAGTGGGGAATGCCTTGTACCACAATTTCAACTCGGATTTAGGTGCTCAAGCTAAAATTTACTTCTTCTACTCCGACTCATGCCCCCACTGCCGCGAAGTGAAACCGTACGTGGAGGAGTTTGCAAAAACGCACAACTTAACCTGGTGCAATGTCGCGGAAATGGACGCAAACTGCTCCAAAATAGCTCAGGAGTTTGGAATTAAGTACGTGCCTACTCTCGTTATAATGGACGAGGAGGCTCACGTTTTTGTGGGTTCTGATGAGGTTAGGACAGCAATAGAGGGGATGAAATGAGAAGACTGGCAATCCTGCTATCCCTTGCAGGAATCGCTGATTCATCCTACCTTCTTCTCAGCGAGGCGGTTCCCTGCCCAACAGGGGTGTGCGCGTCAATATCGGTCTTCTCCCTCCCCCCCTTTGTCCCGGCTCTTCTTGGCCTTTGCTGGTTCGTCCTTTCCATTGTCGTTTTCACCGCAGGAGTTAACAGAGCACTGCTCACCTTCTGGAGGTTTTCCGGCGTTTTTGGAGAGTCCTTCCTCGGAACGTACGCGGTTCTGCACGGCTACTTCTGCCCATACTGCTTCACAGCCTACGGGATAGGGATTGTGGTTGTAGCGATATCCGAGAAGCTTTACGGCTAAAATTTCCCCTTCCTTACTACATCAAGCGGTATTTTGCCTTTATGCACCGCCGTGGCAACCAGAACACCGCTGCACCCCATTTCCTTGAGCCTTTCCAAATCTTCAACTCCCGAAATCCCCCCTCCAAGCATGACTGGATGTTCGGAAAGTTCGAGAGTTTTAGTTAAAACGGAGAGGTCGGGCTTCATAGCTCCAACAGCATGTATCGGCAGGACTATCAGCCCGTAGAGGTCGAAGGAGTTAAGGAATTTAACCACCTCCTCCCAGCTTTCGAACTTTCCAGATGCATCCAGAAATTTCTCCTTGAAATCGAGGCTGACGTAGCATTTCCTGTCAAGCTGAGTTATGTCGAAGGTTTCCGTTCCAACCACAGGAGTGAAGGGCAATTTTTCAAGCTCTTCGGGGCTTCTGAAACCGCAGTCAGCTATGAGCTCTTCAACCCTCTTTGATAGCTTCGATAGCAGGGAAAAGTTGTCACCCAATCCCACAATCCTGTCGAGGTCTGCAGCATACAAAAATCTTGGCTTAATCTCCTCAATCACCTTCAAGGCATCATCAGATGACACAAGCCTGCTGATGGCGGTTATGGGAGGGTAGCTTTCCCTCTCCCCTCCCTTTCCCGCAACTACCTTACCGCTTTTTATATCAACCACAAAAAATACCTTCATGCTCCCATATCAGCAATGAGATTAAAAAGGAAATGTTAAATAAACTGAAGCATACAGCCAGCAGGTGATAAAAATGGTTGTGAAAGTTGGTGTTTTGAAGATGGGTGCTATTGGCACTGCTCTGCTTGTGGAGTATCTGCTTGATGAGAGGGCTGATAGAGAGGACATCGAGGTTAGAGTTGTTACAAGCGGTGCAAAAATGCAGCCTGAAGAGGCTGTTGTGGCTGAGAAGCTCAAGGAGTTCGACCCGGATGTTGTGATTGTTGTTTCACCAAACGCAGCCCTACCAGGGCCAAAGGCTGCCAGAGAGGCCTTTGAGGGCAAGCCTGTAATTGTAATCAGCGACGCACCGGCAAAGAAGGCAAAGGACGAGCTTAAGGAGAAGGGATTCGGATACATTCTAATCAACGCAGACTCCATGATTGGAGCGAGGAGAGAGTTCCTCGACCCGACAGAGATGGCGCTTTTCAACGCTGATGTTGTGAAGGTTCTCGCCGCTACCGGAGCCTTCAGGCTCGTGCAGGAGGCAATCGACAAGGTTATTGAAGATATTAAGGCTGGAAAGCAGCCTGAGCTTCCGCAGATTGTTGTCACAGCCGAAAAGGCAGTCGAGGCTGGTAAGTTCAGCAATCCATACGCCAAGGCGAAGGCGATGGCGGCATTCTACATTGCAGAGAAGGTTGCGGACATCGACGTGAAGGGATGCTTCATTGAGAAGGATCCA
The nucleotide sequence above comes from Archaeoglobus fulgidus DSM 4304. Encoded proteins:
- a CDS encoding thioredoxin family protein, with amino-acid sequence MVRKAAFYAIAVISGVLAAVVGNALYHNFNSDLGAQAKIYFFYSDSCPHCREVKPYVEEFAKTHNLTWCNVAEMDANCSKIAQEFGIKYVPTLVIMDEEAHVFVGSDEVRTAIEGMK
- a CDS encoding HisA/HisF family protein, whose amino-acid sequence is MKVFFVVDIKSGKVVAGKGGERESYPPITAISRLVSSDDALKVIEEIKPRFLYAADLDRIVGLGDNFSLLSKLSKRVEELIADCGFRSPEELEKLPFTPVVGTETFDITQLDRKCYVSLDFKEKFLDASGKFESWEEVVKFLNSFDLYGLIVLPIHAVGAMKPDLSVLTKTLELSEHPVMLGGGISGVEDLERLKEMGCSGVLVATAVHKGKIPLDVVRKGKF
- a CDS encoding F420-dependent methylenetetrahydromethanopterin dehydrogenase; this encodes MVVKVGVLKMGAIGTALLVEYLLDERADREDIEVRVVTSGAKMQPEEAVVAEKLKEFDPDVVIVVSPNAALPGPKAAREAFEGKPVIVISDAPAKKAKDELKEKGFGYILINADSMIGARREFLDPTEMALFNADVVKVLAATGAFRLVQEAIDKVIEDIKAGKQPELPQIVVTAEKAVEAGKFSNPYAKAKAMAAFYIAEKVADIDVKGCFIEKDPEKYIPLVASAHEMMRIAAILADQAREIEKSNDTVFRNPHAKDGKILGKTQLMAKPE